A genomic stretch from Bradyrhizobium sp. 195 includes:
- a CDS encoding mechanosensitive ion channel domain-containing protein, translated as MSHKLAPALLAALFLAISSLSAARAEPPAANSAAALSPEEAKRALETLQDDKKRAQMIDTLRTIANASGPQAPAPEQKSPIPLAADGLGAQLLLTVSEEIGAISSEIASVARTLTHFPAFYYWIVRTANDPAAYNLLIEIAWKLALVLGCALAAEWVLFRLIRRPVAFLEGRVPHAARLPAQALPIADPPSSVADVTPVPELQKRRHSLARIWQVLLRLPFVVGRLVLELLPVFVFMGVATALLGTEIGEPTTVRLVILAVANAYAFSRGLICVVRALAGPFGLFPVRAETAAYVEIWARRIVGVGVSGIAFANVALLLGLHRAGYAALLRMVMLVVHLFIVVIILQCRRQVADAIRAPADQAGIAARLRNRVAGGWHYLAIALDLALWAVWALNIRNGYSLLLQYFVGTIVVAVITRVAIMLTLSLIDRGFRIKPEILQRFPGLEIRANRYLPLLRKIVSGVIVFIGFVAVLEVWGVDAIVWFYGGQIGSRLISAVVTIGVAVLVAAAIWEASNALLDRQINTLSRDGHYARAARLRTFQPMLRTALLCLIATVVGLTALSEIGVNVAPLLAGAGIVGIAIGFGSQKLVQDLITGLFLLLENTVQVGDNVSVSGLSGVVENVSIRTIRLRAGDGAVHIVPFSAVTTITNASRGAGNASVSVNVAYKEDTDRAGQILKDIVDEMRREPEFRALIRGDLDLWGIDKVDGAMVSIVGQIRCTEAGRWPVQREFNRRMKLRFQQNGIDVASATQTILMHIAPPADGSAHLTPRRAAG; from the coding sequence GTGTCGCATAAGCTTGCCCCGGCGCTCCTCGCCGCTCTCTTCCTCGCGATCTCATCTCTCTCCGCGGCCCGCGCCGAGCCGCCGGCCGCGAACAGTGCTGCCGCGCTGTCGCCTGAGGAAGCCAAGCGTGCGCTGGAGACGCTCCAGGACGACAAAAAACGTGCGCAGATGATCGACACGCTGCGCACGATCGCCAATGCGTCTGGTCCGCAAGCGCCAGCGCCCGAGCAGAAGTCGCCGATCCCGCTCGCTGCCGACGGCCTCGGCGCGCAGCTCCTGCTCACCGTGTCGGAGGAGATCGGCGCGATCTCGAGCGAGATCGCCAGTGTGGCGCGGACGCTCACGCATTTCCCGGCGTTCTATTACTGGATCGTGCGGACCGCGAACGATCCGGCGGCCTACAATCTCCTGATCGAGATCGCCTGGAAGCTCGCACTGGTGCTCGGTTGCGCGCTCGCCGCCGAATGGGTGCTGTTCCGGCTGATCCGGCGTCCGGTCGCGTTTCTGGAAGGACGCGTGCCGCATGCCGCGCGCCTGCCGGCGCAGGCGCTGCCCATCGCCGATCCGCCCTCGTCAGTCGCCGACGTGACGCCGGTACCTGAATTGCAAAAGCGCCGGCACAGCCTGGCGCGCATCTGGCAGGTCCTGCTGCGGCTGCCCTTCGTGGTCGGGCGCCTCGTGCTCGAGCTGCTTCCGGTGTTCGTCTTCATGGGCGTCGCCACCGCGCTGCTCGGCACCGAGATCGGCGAGCCCACGACCGTTCGCCTCGTGATTCTCGCGGTCGCCAACGCCTATGCGTTCTCGCGCGGGCTCATCTGCGTGGTCCGTGCGCTGGCGGGGCCGTTCGGCCTGTTTCCCGTTCGAGCCGAGACGGCGGCCTATGTCGAGATCTGGGCGCGCCGCATCGTCGGCGTCGGCGTATCCGGCATCGCCTTCGCCAATGTGGCGCTGCTGCTGGGTCTGCATCGTGCCGGTTACGCCGCGCTGCTCCGCATGGTGATGCTGGTCGTGCATCTCTTCATCGTCGTCATCATCCTGCAGTGTCGCCGCCAGGTCGCAGACGCCATTCGCGCGCCCGCCGACCAGGCGGGAATCGCGGCGCGGCTGCGCAACCGCGTCGCCGGCGGCTGGCATTATCTTGCGATCGCGCTCGATCTTGCACTCTGGGCGGTGTGGGCGCTCAACATCCGCAACGGCTATTCGCTGCTGCTGCAATATTTCGTCGGCACCATCGTGGTCGCAGTGATCACGCGTGTCGCCATCATGCTGACGCTGAGCCTGATCGACCGGGGCTTCCGCATCAAGCCGGAGATCCTGCAGCGCTTTCCGGGCCTCGAAATCCGCGCCAACCGTTATCTGCCGCTGCTGCGCAAGATCGTATCAGGCGTGATCGTCTTCATCGGCTTCGTGGCCGTGCTCGAAGTCTGGGGCGTGGACGCCATCGTCTGGTTCTATGGCGGCCAGATCGGCAGCCGGCTGATCTCGGCCGTGGTGACGATCGGCGTCGCCGTTCTCGTCGCCGCGGCGATCTGGGAAGCCAGCAACGCGCTGCTGGACCGTCAGATCAACACGCTGTCGCGGGACGGGCACTATGCCCGCGCCGCGCGCTTGCGCACCTTCCAGCCGATGCTGCGCACCGCGCTGCTCTGCCTGATCGCAACCGTGGTCGGCCTCACCGCGCTGAGCGAGATCGGCGTCAACGTCGCGCCGCTGCTCGCGGGAGCCGGCATCGTCGGCATCGCCATCGGCTTCGGCTCGCAGAAGCTGGTGCAGGATCTCATCACCGGGCTGTTCCTGCTGCTGGAGAACACGGTTCAGGTCGGCGACAATGTCAGCGTCTCCGGGCTCTCGGGCGTGGTCGAGAACGTCTCGATCCGCACCATCCGCCTGCGCGCCGGTGACGGTGCCGTGCACATCGTGCCGTTCAGCGCCGTCACGACCATCACCAATGCCAGCCGCGGCGCGGGCAACGCCTCGGTCAGCGTCAACGTCGCCTACAAGGAAGATACCGACCGCGCGGGTCAGATCCTCAAGGACATCGTCGACGAGATGCGCCGCGAACCCGAATTCCGCGCGCTGATCCGCGGCGACCTCGATCTGTGGGGCATCGACAAGGTCGACGGCGCGATGGTGTCGATCGTCGGCCAGATCCGTTGCACCGAGGCCGGCCGCTGGCCGGTCCAGCGCGAATTCAACCGCCGCATGAAGCTGCGCTTCCAGCAGAACGGCATCGACGTCGCATCCGCCACCCAGACCATCTTGATGCATATCGCCCCGCCGGCAGATGGCTCGGCCCATCTGACGCCGCGGCGCGCGGCCGGATAG
- a CDS encoding M56 family metallopeptidase, with translation MIATLAEAALRSLVLGGVVWFGLNLFRVRNPHVHMTAWVVVLLASLAMPFVMHWPTLTISRLPLPVSVPTDFLPADISMLEMPQPALPVAPGVAVAPPPPKAGLSINWWLIATIVYAGIAGLLLLRLAIGLCLTWRLARAAKPMKGPQMLEADVRVSRDVGGPVTFGSTILVPPQFTSWDAKKRLAVLAHEGAHVANRDFYVLLLASLNRAVFWFSPFSWWQLARLAELAEIISDAEAIEIIDDRLSYAEILLDFASTVKPRPAELAMARASTVRARVERIIAAAAMPVAVSWRKRVWIAAAIVPVVVVSAGMIAYRTPDPVPVAADAGEVPVQHYRPFVNFYAMGPASVFAIFREGDDLFGQLTGQRKLRLTVGSDGTASYAATSGEITFALDAERRSSELKLRMNGRDVRAVRVAEMPTTAADSAAFDQYVGWYKVAPNRVLTVRHEGDRLLVQETLQGPAPLLPEGVDAFSIHGRNLLIFLRDEQGKVSRVLVQNAVSGARLAPRVDAAVAQAIEADFARRVAEVPDRFREQVPVAGGKEMILHGIEDLRHGTPNYERMSAPLATKIHRQLNETQATFVALGALESIFFRGVGPGGYDIYGAKFENGTAEFRLLLEPDGKVGDVIFRADGNDELGGIVPCTEEVSVRGRAGTSPIRIMLYNEMGDDIQVSNLDADGNRKTQIVRPNMTWATTTTVNNPWMIADKSGRCLEIVVPGRQTRFHNVEASNIGARPGRAARRAVPIANGEEMLRRYIEGVGKGQPDYEQMTSEVADITRQQLPFDQAILARLGALRAVSFRGVTALDSDIYVAQFANGSAEWRIGVRNGTITKIALGPNF, from the coding sequence ATGATCGCAACTCTGGCGGAGGCGGCACTGCGCTCCCTTGTGCTGGGAGGCGTCGTCTGGTTCGGTCTCAACCTGTTTCGCGTGCGCAATCCGCACGTTCACATGACGGCCTGGGTCGTCGTGCTGCTGGCGTCGCTGGCGATGCCCTTCGTGATGCATTGGCCGACGCTCACGATCAGCCGGCTGCCTTTGCCGGTCTCCGTGCCGACTGATTTTCTGCCGGCGGACATCTCGATGCTGGAGATGCCGCAGCCCGCGCTGCCCGTGGCGCCCGGGGTCGCCGTCGCACCGCCGCCGCCGAAAGCTGGGCTGTCGATCAATTGGTGGCTGATCGCCACCATCGTCTATGCCGGCATCGCCGGCTTGTTGCTGCTGCGGCTCGCGATCGGTCTCTGCCTGACCTGGCGTCTTGCGCGCGCGGCAAAGCCGATGAAGGGCCCGCAGATGCTCGAGGCCGACGTGCGCGTCAGCCGCGATGTCGGCGGCCCCGTCACCTTCGGCTCGACCATTCTGGTGCCGCCGCAATTCACCAGCTGGGACGCCAAGAAGCGCCTCGCCGTGCTCGCGCATGAAGGCGCGCATGTCGCCAACCGGGATTTCTATGTCCTCCTGCTGGCGTCGCTCAACCGCGCGGTGTTCTGGTTCAGCCCGTTCTCGTGGTGGCAGCTGGCGCGCCTCGCCGAGCTCGCCGAGATCATCAGCGACGCAGAGGCGATCGAGATCATCGACGACCGGCTCTCCTATGCCGAGATCCTGCTCGATTTCGCCAGCACCGTGAAGCCGAGGCCGGCCGAGCTCGCGATGGCGCGGGCCTCGACCGTGCGTGCGCGCGTCGAGCGCATCATCGCGGCTGCCGCAATGCCCGTTGCGGTCAGCTGGCGCAAGCGAGTGTGGATCGCGGCCGCCATCGTTCCGGTAGTGGTCGTGTCCGCCGGCATGATCGCCTATCGCACGCCGGACCCGGTGCCTGTTGCGGCGGATGCTGGCGAAGTACCCGTTCAGCACTACCGCCCCTTCGTCAATTTCTACGCCATGGGCCCGGCCTCGGTGTTCGCCATCTTCCGCGAGGGCGACGATCTCTTCGGCCAGCTGACCGGGCAACGCAAATTGCGCCTGACTGTTGGGAGCGACGGCACGGCGTCTTATGCGGCCACGTCCGGCGAGATCACGTTTGCGCTGGATGCGGAGCGCCGGTCGTCCGAGCTGAAGCTGCGCATGAACGGTCGCGACGTGCGCGCGGTTCGCGTCGCTGAGATGCCGACGACGGCAGCCGATTCCGCCGCGTTCGATCAATATGTCGGCTGGTACAAGGTTGCGCCGAACCGCGTGCTCACCGTGCGCCATGAGGGGGATCGCCTCCTGGTGCAGGAAACCCTGCAAGGCCCGGCGCCCCTTCTCCCTGAGGGGGTGGACGCCTTCTCGATCCATGGCCGCAATCTCCTGATCTTCCTGCGCGACGAGCAGGGCAAGGTCTCGCGCGTGCTGGTTCAGAACGCAGTCTCCGGTGCGCGCCTCGCCCCACGGGTCGACGCGGCGGTGGCGCAGGCGATCGAGGCCGACTTCGCGCGCCGTGTTGCGGAAGTCCCGGATCGTTTCCGGGAGCAGGTTCCGGTTGCCGGCGGCAAGGAGATGATCCTGCACGGCATCGAAGATCTGCGCCATGGCACGCCGAACTACGAGCGCATGAGCGCGCCACTGGCTACAAAGATTCACCGCCAGCTCAACGAGACGCAGGCCACGTTCGTGGCGCTCGGCGCTCTCGAGTCTATCTTCTTCCGCGGCGTCGGCCCCGGCGGCTATGACATCTATGGTGCCAAATTCGAGAACGGCACGGCGGAATTCCGTCTTCTGCTGGAGCCCGACGGCAAGGTCGGCGACGTTATCTTCCGGGCTGACGGCAATGACGAGCTCGGCGGCATCGTGCCTTGCACGGAGGAGGTGAGCGTTCGCGGCCGGGCCGGCACCTCGCCGATCAGGATCATGCTCTATAACGAGATGGGCGACGACATCCAGGTGTCCAATCTCGATGCGGACGGCAATCGCAAGACCCAGATCGTCAGGCCGAACATGACCTGGGCCACCACCACCACCGTGAACAATCCCTGGATGATTGCCGACAAGTCGGGACGGTGCCTGGAGATCGTGGTGCCGGGGCGGCAGACCCGCTTTCATAATGTGGAAGCCTCGAATATCGGTGCACGTCCGGGACGCGCCGCGCGCCGCGCCGTTCCGATCGCCAACGGCGAAGAGATGCTGCGCCGCTATATCGAGGGCGTCGGCAAGGGGCAGCCCGACTACGAGCAGATGACGTCGGAAGTGGCCGACATCACGCGCCAGCAATTGCCGTTCGACCAGGCGATCCTGGCGCGGCTCGGTGCGTTGCGTGCGGTCTCCTTCCGCGGCGTCACCGCGCTCGACAGCGACATCTACGTCGCCCAGTTCGCCAACGGCTCGGCGGAATGGCGCATCGGTGTCAGGAACGGCACGATCACGAAGATTGCGCTCGGGCCGAATTTCTAG
- a CDS encoding serine hydrolase domain-containing protein: MRRRQFISLLGGAALAPLSALPVGANPSAGCGGPLVRDDGWPVGSVDDNSLVNREALCGMADRLASSDANIHAVLVARNGKLVFEHYFRGADEIPGRIFGRRVENVAFDADTLHNMKSVSKSVASLAVGIAIDRGLIRSVDEPIFSFFPELSDLRSPEKDRIRLAHALTMSMGLKWIEATPTTGDDDNDEQRMHMAWDPCRYVLGLPMTAAAGKEFFYNTGALTLVSAIIRKATGRPLDDFARETLFEPLGITGTAWGRYRGDTDAGGGLRLRPRDMAKIGQLVLAGGRWHDRQIVSKAWIDASTAEKIKATDDQSYGYLWWRGQARLNDRKVNWIGALGRGGQSIRIVPELDLVVAVTAGYYQDYSPQAFRLQFGVFRDALRAIPPPA, from the coding sequence ATGAGGCGGCGCCAATTCATTTCGCTCCTCGGGGGAGCCGCACTGGCGCCGCTTTCGGCCTTGCCGGTCGGCGCGAACCCATCCGCCGGCTGCGGCGGTCCGCTCGTGCGGGACGACGGCTGGCCGGTCGGTTCCGTCGATGACAACAGTCTCGTCAATCGCGAGGCGCTGTGCGGGATGGCCGATCGCCTCGCCTCGAGCGATGCCAACATCCATGCCGTGCTGGTCGCCCGCAATGGCAAGCTGGTGTTCGAGCACTACTTCAGGGGAGCCGACGAGATACCCGGCCGTATTTTCGGCCGCCGCGTGGAGAACGTCGCCTTTGATGCCGATACGCTGCACAACATGAAATCGGTGTCGAAGAGCGTTGCGTCACTCGCAGTCGGGATCGCGATCGACCGGGGGCTGATACGCAGCGTCGACGAACCGATCTTCAGCTTTTTTCCCGAGCTGTCCGACTTGCGTTCCCCCGAAAAGGACCGCATCCGGCTGGCACACGCGCTCACCATGTCGATGGGGCTGAAGTGGATCGAAGCGACGCCCACAACGGGAGACGACGACAACGACGAGCAGCGCATGCATATGGCATGGGATCCGTGCCGTTACGTTCTCGGTCTTCCCATGACTGCCGCGGCGGGAAAGGAGTTCTTCTATAACACCGGCGCGCTCACGCTGGTGTCGGCCATCATCCGCAAGGCGACCGGCCGTCCCCTCGATGACTTTGCGCGTGAGACGTTGTTCGAACCTCTGGGGATCACCGGCACGGCGTGGGGTCGGTACAGGGGGGATACCGACGCCGGAGGGGGATTGCGCCTGCGGCCACGCGACATGGCCAAGATCGGCCAGCTCGTCCTTGCGGGCGGCCGCTGGCACGACCGCCAGATCGTTTCCAAGGCATGGATCGACGCTTCCACGGCAGAGAAGATCAAGGCGACCGACGATCAATCCTACGGATATTTATGGTGGCGTGGCCAGGCGCGGCTCAACGACCGGAAGGTGAACTGGATCGGCGCGCTGGGTCGTGGCGGGCAGTCGATCCGCATCGTCCCCGAACTCGATCTCGTCGTCGCGGTGACTGCGGGTTACTATCAGGACTACAGCCCGCAAGCGTTTCGATTGCAGTTCGGCGTATTCCGCGACGCCTTGCGCGCGATCCCGCCACCGGCCTGA
- a CDS encoding DUF1800 domain-containing protein yields the protein MSNSAKADAVLALHRFGLGPRPGSIAALGSDPRGALIAELDRPLTLSAAASLPASAKAYRTVADANARRTARAKQAQQQAKKQQMASASSDQAQAQPEGQAQGYAQEKDAAEMAAKQAADAIPDPGRPIYLQEAKLRTEAALAAESGFAERLVWFWSNHFCISANKIQSMSGAYEREAVRANTLGRFVDLLQAVEGHPAMLFYLDNLESMGANSVAGINRNRGLNENIAREIMELHTLGVRTGYTQDDVISFANVMTGWTLVPPGADPQHGGEFTFNPRLHEPGGQTVLGKRYEQDDAEQGRAVLRDLAAHPATATHVATKLARHFVADEPPPALVEQMAKTFRDTEGDLKQVAIAMVSSDESWRAPPSKLKRPGEWVVGLARATGITQVDPVRFTGGQELLGEPLWRPSAPKGYPDDEASWIDGVGRRLDVANNVAERISGMADPQAIIEDVFASQIASEVKQAVGRAESRQQALALLFMSADFQRR from the coding sequence ATGAGCAATTCCGCAAAGGCCGACGCTGTGCTGGCGCTGCATCGCTTCGGATTGGGACCGCGGCCGGGATCGATTGCCGCGCTCGGGAGCGACCCGCGCGGGGCGTTGATCGCCGAGCTCGACCGGCCGCTCACGCTGAGTGCTGCAGCCAGCCTTCCCGCCAGCGCAAAGGCCTATCGCACCGTGGCCGACGCCAATGCCCGGCGGACGGCGCGGGCCAAGCAGGCGCAGCAGCAGGCCAAGAAGCAGCAGATGGCGTCGGCATCGAGCGATCAGGCCCAGGCGCAGCCCGAGGGGCAAGCACAGGGCTATGCCCAGGAGAAGGATGCTGCCGAGATGGCGGCCAAGCAGGCGGCTGACGCCATTCCCGATCCCGGACGTCCGATCTATCTGCAGGAGGCCAAGCTGCGCACGGAAGCCGCGCTCGCGGCCGAGAGCGGCTTTGCTGAGCGGCTGGTCTGGTTCTGGTCCAATCATTTCTGCATCTCGGCCAACAAGATCCAGAGCATGTCCGGCGCCTATGAGCGCGAAGCGGTCCGCGCCAATACGCTCGGCCGCTTTGTCGACCTGCTGCAGGCCGTCGAGGGCCACCCGGCCATGCTGTTCTATCTCGATAATCTGGAATCGATGGGCGCCAACTCGGTCGCAGGCATCAATCGCAACCGCGGTCTCAACGAGAACATCGCACGCGAGATCATGGAGCTGCACACGCTCGGTGTGCGCACGGGCTACACCCAGGACGACGTCATCAGCTTCGCCAACGTCATGACCGGCTGGACACTGGTGCCGCCGGGCGCCGATCCCCAGCATGGCGGGGAGTTCACCTTCAATCCGCGGCTGCATGAGCCCGGCGGACAGACCGTGCTCGGCAAACGCTACGAGCAGGACGATGCCGAACAGGGCCGCGCCGTGCTGCGCGACCTCGCAGCGCATCCGGCGACCGCGACCCACGTCGCGACCAAGCTCGCGCGCCATTTCGTCGCCGACGAGCCGCCGCCGGCGCTCGTCGAGCAGATGGCGAAGACTTTTCGCGACACCGAGGGCGATCTCAAGCAGGTCGCGATCGCGATGGTGTCGTCGGACGAGTCCTGGCGCGCGCCGCCGTCGAAGCTGAAGCGTCCCGGCGAATGGGTCGTCGGCCTGGCGCGCGCGACCGGCATCACCCAGGTCGATCCGGTCCGCTTCACCGGCGGCCAGGAGCTGCTCGGCGAACCGCTGTGGCGTCCGTCCGCGCCAAAAGGCTATCCGGATGACGAGGCGAGCTGGATCGACGGCGTCGGCCGGCGGCTCGACGTCGCCAACAATGTTGCCGAGCGCATCAGCGGCATGGCCGATCCGCAAGCCATCATCGAGGATGTCTTCGCATCGCAGATCGCGAGCGAGGTGAAGCAGGCCGTCGGCCGCGCCGAGAGCCGGCAGCAGGCGCTGGCGTTGCTGTTCATGTCGGCGGATTTTCAGAGGAGGTGA
- a CDS encoding BlaI/MecI/CopY family transcriptional regulator, which yields MDDRLPELGDLEREVMQLVWAHGPVTAEIVRERLPRRLKESTVRTVLRRLEEKGYARHTVDGRTYVYHAAEERAKVAAKAVQRIVDWFCNGSIEEVLVGMVDNKMLDQQQLRELADQVAKAKKARGVKKE from the coding sequence ATGGACGATCGTTTGCCCGAACTGGGCGACCTCGAGCGCGAGGTCATGCAATTGGTTTGGGCCCATGGTCCCGTCACGGCCGAGATCGTGCGTGAACGTCTGCCGCGGCGTCTGAAGGAATCGACGGTCCGCACCGTGCTGCGCCGGCTCGAGGAAAAGGGCTATGCTCGCCACACCGTGGACGGCCGCACCTATGTCTATCACGCCGCCGAGGAGCGCGCGAAGGTGGCGGCCAAGGCAGTGCAGCGCATCGTCGACTGGTTCTGCAACGGCTCGATCGAGGAGGTCCTCGTCGGCATGGTGGACAACAAGATGCTCGACCAGCAGCAATTGCGCGAGCTGGCCGATCAGGTGGCCAAGGCGAAGAAGGCGAGGGGAGTGAAGAAAGAATGA
- a CDS encoding NAD-dependent malic enzyme, with protein sequence MALLRDPLLNKGTAFTESERDALGLRGLLPPCVLTMETQAQRVLTNLRTLPTDLEKYVALNALHDRNEALFFRVVVDNIDEIQPIIYTPTVGLACQKYGLIFQRPRGMFISSRDRGQIAEILKNWPYPAKLIVVTDGERILGLGDLGANGMGIPVGKLSLYSACAGVHPESCLPIVLDVGTNNEELLNDPYYLGLRERRLTGEAYDSFVDEFMQAARQTFPGVLIQFEDFANHSAFKLLHKYRDEACVFNDDIQGTAAVALAGLFSALRVSGGKLRDQRILFLGAGEAATGIADLVVSAMMAEGASEADALRRNWLVDSRGLVVSGRDGLSGHKLRYAHTEQAPIADFLTAIKTLKPTAIIGVAAVGGAFTPEVLKTMAALNEQPIVFALSNPTSKAECSAEDAYRYTEGRALFACGSPYDPVKLNGRSFVPRQGNNSYIFPGVGLGVIASGSKLVTDEMFMAAAHTLADCVGKDDLAQGSLYPALPRIREVSVRIAAAVADVAYQRGLADGPAPNDVKALVQSQMYEPHY encoded by the coding sequence ATGGCGCTGCTGCGCGATCCCTTGCTCAACAAGGGCACCGCCTTCACGGAATCCGAGCGCGACGCACTCGGCCTGCGCGGCCTCCTGCCGCCTTGCGTGCTGACGATGGAGACGCAGGCTCAGCGCGTCCTCACCAATTTGCGCACGCTGCCGACGGACCTCGAAAAATATGTCGCGCTGAACGCGCTGCATGACCGCAACGAGGCGCTGTTCTTCCGCGTCGTCGTCGACAATATCGACGAGATCCAGCCGATCATCTACACGCCGACGGTCGGGCTCGCCTGCCAGAAATACGGCCTGATCTTCCAGCGGCCGCGCGGCATGTTCATCTCCTCGCGCGACCGCGGTCAGATCGCGGAGATCCTGAAGAACTGGCCCTATCCGGCCAAGCTGATCGTCGTCACCGACGGCGAGCGCATTTTGGGACTTGGCGATCTCGGTGCCAACGGCATGGGCATTCCGGTCGGCAAGCTCTCGCTCTATTCGGCCTGCGCCGGCGTGCATCCGGAATCGTGCCTGCCTATTGTGCTCGACGTCGGCACCAATAACGAAGAGCTCCTGAACGACCCCTATTATCTTGGCCTGCGCGAGCGGCGGCTGACGGGCGAAGCCTATGACAGCTTCGTCGACGAGTTCATGCAAGCTGCGCGACAGACGTTTCCGGGCGTGCTGATCCAGTTCGAGGATTTCGCCAACCATTCGGCGTTCAAACTGCTGCACAAATATCGGGATGAAGCCTGCGTCTTCAACGACGACATCCAGGGCACCGCGGCGGTGGCGCTCGCCGGCTTGTTCTCGGCCTTGCGCGTCTCCGGCGGCAAGCTCAGGGACCAGCGCATCCTCTTCCTCGGTGCTGGCGAGGCGGCAACCGGCATCGCCGATCTCGTGGTGTCCGCGATGATGGCGGAGGGCGCTTCCGAGGCGGACGCGCTCCGCCGCAACTGGCTGGTGGATTCCCGCGGCCTCGTCGTCAGCGGTCGTGATGGCCTGTCCGGCCACAAGCTCCGCTACGCCCACACCGAGCAGGCGCCGATCGCCGACTTCCTCACCGCGATCAAGACGCTGAAGCCGACGGCGATCATCGGCGTTGCCGCGGTCGGCGGCGCTTTCACGCCCGAGGTGCTCAAGACGATGGCGGCGCTCAACGAACAGCCGATCGTGTTCGCGCTCTCGAACCCGACCTCGAAGGCCGAATGCTCGGCGGAGGATGCCTATCGCTACACCGAGGGCCGTGCGCTGTTTGCCTGCGGCAGCCCGTATGATCCGGTCAAGCTCAACGGCCGCAGCTTCGTGCCGCGCCAGGGCAACAATTCCTACATCTTCCCCGGCGTCGGGCTCGGCGTCATCGCCAGTGGCTCGAAGCTGGTGACCGACGAGATGTTCATGGCGGCCGCCCATACGCTTGCCGATTGCGTCGGCAAGGACGACCTCGCGCAAGGCAGTCTCTATCCGGCGCTGCCGCGTATCCGCGAGGTCTCGGTTCGCATCGCCGCGGCCGTCGCCGACGTCGCCTATCAGCGCGGGCTCGCCGACGGACCGGCGCCCAACGACGTCAAGGCCCTGGTCCAGTCCCAGATGTACGAGCCGCATTACTAG
- a CDS encoding DUF1501 domain-containing protein codes for MGFVNHLPTRRELLVGSGALFAWSQMPRIARAEGRDPRLLVIVLRGALDGLGAVAPVGDPDWISLRGDRALVLDGKPPALPLDAFFALNPAMPNLHRLYKSGKAAIVHATATPYRERSHFDGQDVLESGFSKPGATASGWLNRALLSLEGGGRVDPRGSRALGIGSVTPLVVRGSAPVMTWVPQRLLPASEDTQSRLLDLYQHTDPKLATVLQTRMKLASLSAAPSMGEATSDDPTLAPPGIARVRAYFAEAAGTAARYLAKPDGPRVGAMGFVGWDTHIAEGAASGQLYNLLGALDGAFAAIETNMGEAWKETVVAVVTEFGRTARINGTQGTDHGTGTVAFLIGGGLAGGRVIADWPGLKPAQLFEDRDLKPTTDLRAVLKGLLRDHLRVEEKVLAETVFPGSADLKPMGGLVA; via the coding sequence ATGGGCTTCGTCAATCACCTGCCGACGCGACGCGAGCTTCTGGTCGGTTCCGGCGCGCTGTTCGCGTGGAGCCAGATGCCCAGGATCGCGCGCGCCGAAGGACGCGATCCGCGCCTGCTCGTCATCGTCCTGCGCGGCGCGCTCGACGGCCTCGGCGCAGTCGCACCGGTCGGCGATCCCGACTGGATCTCGTTGCGCGGCGATCGCGCGCTGGTGCTGGACGGCAAGCCGCCGGCGCTGCCGCTTGATGCCTTCTTCGCGCTCAATCCGGCGATGCCGAACCTGCACCGGCTCTACAAGAGCGGGAAGGCCGCGATCGTCCATGCCACGGCGACGCCCTATCGAGAGCGTTCGCATTTCGACGGCCAGGACGTGCTGGAGAGCGGCTTCAGCAAGCCGGGCGCGACCGCGTCAGGCTGGCTCAACCGCGCGCTGCTTTCGCTGGAAGGGGGTGGCCGCGTCGATCCGCGCGGCAGCCGTGCGCTCGGCATCGGCTCGGTGACGCCGCTGGTGGTGCGCGGCTCCGCGCCTGTGATGACATGGGTCCCGCAGAGGCTTCTGCCGGCGAGTGAGGACACGCAGAGCCGCCTGCTCGATCTATACCAGCACACCGACCCGAAGCTTGCCACCGTGCTCCAGACGCGCATGAAGCTCGCTTCGCTCAGCGCGGCACCCAGCATGGGCGAAGCGACGTCGGACGATCCGACCTTGGCGCCGCCGGGGATCGCGCGCGTGCGCGCCTACTTCGCCGAAGCCGCCGGCACCGCCGCGCGCTATCTCGCCAAGCCCGACGGCCCGCGCGTCGGCGCGATGGGCTTCGTGGGGTGGGATACGCACATCGCGGAAGGCGCGGCCTCGGGCCAGCTCTACAATCTGCTCGGAGCGCTCGACGGCGCTTTCGCCGCGATCGAGACCAACATGGGCGAGGCATGGAAGGAGACTGTGGTCGCCGTGGTCACCGAGTTCGGGCGCACTGCGCGCATCAATGGCACGCAAGGCACCGATCACGGCACGGGTACGGTCGCCTTCCTGATCGGCGGCGGGCTCGCCGGCGGTCGCGTCATTGCGGACTGGCCAGGGCTGAAGCCGGCGCAACTGTTCGAGGATCGCGACCTCAAGCCGACCACCGATCTGCGCGCGGTGCTGAAGGGCCTGTTGAGGGATCATTTGCGCGTTGAGGAAAAGGTCCTCGCCGAGACGGTCTTCCCCGGCAGCGCCGACCTCAAACCGATGGGAGGCCTCGTGGCCTAG